A part of Caldicellulosiruptor owensensis OL genomic DNA contains:
- a CDS encoding L-fucose/L-arabinose isomerase family protein: protein MKKLDELGFKYVVLSTQDTEGGVVSSVEDAVKCASLFKANEDKIKGIIISLPNFGDEVAVSTAIKLSGLNVPVLVHGFNDDMNKMEVENRRDAFCGKISVCNNLYQMGIKFTTTTLHTCDVEDSVFEEDLRNFNSICNIVDGLRNINILQLGTRPAPFKTVRYSEKLLQRYGINVIPVDLSEVIAYANSLDANSSVVKENIERIKNYGYIENEEKEKVEKSAKLLTAIEYFTKTNNCKAGAIQCWESIQNNYGTATCLPMSILTESGTPFACETDIMGAISMLILYYASGIPAGYVDWNNNYDNDPNKCIAFHCSAYAKSFLAKVPTIGTLEILGATLGYEKCFGCIKGRIAKGDMTYFKLSTDDIQGKVKGYVGEGEFTDDPVNTCGAYGVCYVPKLQELMSYICENGFEHHVAMGRGKVAKIINEATNKYLGWDIYWHQ from the coding sequence TTGAAAAAATTAGATGAATTAGGATTTAAGTACGTGGTGCTTTCGACTCAAGATACAGAAGGTGGGGTAGTATCTTCAGTTGAAGACGCGGTTAAGTGCGCGAGTTTATTTAAGGCAAACGAGGATAAGATAAAAGGTATAATAATTAGTTTACCTAATTTTGGTGATGAAGTAGCTGTTTCTACTGCAATAAAACTTTCAGGACTTAATGTGCCTGTTTTGGTTCATGGTTTCAATGATGATATGAATAAAATGGAAGTAGAAAATAGACGAGATGCTTTTTGTGGTAAAATTTCTGTTTGTAATAATTTATATCAAATGGGAATAAAATTTACAACTACAACTTTGCATACATGCGATGTAGAAGACAGTGTATTTGAAGAAGATTTAAGAAATTTTAACTCAATTTGTAACATAGTAGATGGATTAAGAAATATCAATATACTGCAGTTAGGAACTAGACCTGCTCCGTTTAAAACTGTGAGGTATTCAGAAAAATTATTGCAAAGGTATGGAATAAATGTTATTCCAGTTGATTTATCAGAAGTAATTGCATATGCGAATTCATTAGATGCAAATAGTTCTGTTGTTAAAGAAAATATTGAGAGAATCAAAAACTATGGTTATATAGAAAACGAAGAGAAAGAAAAAGTTGAAAAGTCAGCCAAGTTATTAACAGCTATTGAATACTTTACAAAAACAAATAATTGCAAAGCAGGAGCAATACAATGTTGGGAATCTATTCAAAATAACTATGGAACTGCAACCTGTCTTCCAATGAGTATTCTAACAGAGAGTGGAACACCATTTGCGTGCGAGACTGATATTATGGGTGCTATAAGTATGTTAATTTTGTATTATGCATCAGGCATACCTGCAGGATATGTTGATTGGAACAACAATTACGACAATGATCCTAACAAATGCATAGCATTTCACTGTTCAGCATATGCAAAGAGTTTTTTGGCAAAAGTGCCGACTATTGGCACACTTGAAATACTTGGTGCGACGTTAGGTTATGAAAAGTGTTTTGGTTGTATAAAAGGAAGAATAGCAAAAGGCGATATGACTTACTTTAAGCTTAGCACTGATGATATTCAAGGTAAAGTTAAAGGTTATGTTGGTGAAGGAGAATTTACAGATGATCCGGTAAATACATGTGGTGCTTATGGTGTTTGTTATGTGCCAAAACTTCAGGAATTAATGAGCTACATATGCGAAAATGGTTTTGAACATCATGTTGCAATGGGAAGAGGAAAAGTTGCAAAAATAATAAATGAAGCAACTAATAAATATTTAGGCTGGGATATATACTGGCATCAATAG
- a CDS encoding DUF5605 domain-containing protein: protein MEKYFTEKWGIFEITLQGPADGNPFVDVRLQAIFKHNHREIIVDGFYDGEGIYKIRFMPDSEGRWEYITLSNRPELDNKRGEFECVKPSTGNHGPVRIKNNYHFCYEDGTPYHPFGTTCYAWIHQPEHLQEKTLETLKKSPFNKIRMCVFPKHYSFNSNEPLYYPFEGSVEKGWDFSRFNPQFFRHLEKRVKDLMELGIEADIILFHPYDRWGFANMGRENDERYLRYIVARLSAFRNVWWSLANEYDAVESKNITDWDRYFKVVQESDPYQHLRSIHNMHNFYDHSKPWVTHLSVQIQTPYLGDIGKWREQYKKPVLIDECGYEGNIEYGWGNLTAEELVRRFWEGVVRGGYVTHGETYLHPEDILWWAKGGELRGESPERIKFLKKIVEEAPVDEINPTSLTSWDVICGGKEGEYYLMYFGNARPAERTIRLPQGKKFKIDIIDTWEMTITPLDGLFEGNIKIKLPGKPYIAIRMIKVE from the coding sequence ATGGAAAAATATTTTACAGAGAAATGGGGAATTTTTGAAATAACTCTTCAAGGACCAGCTGACGGTAATCCATTTGTTGATGTAAGACTGCAAGCCATTTTTAAACATAATCACAGAGAGATAATAGTTGATGGTTTTTATGATGGTGAAGGAATATATAAGATAAGATTTATGCCGGATAGCGAAGGTAGATGGGAATATATAACACTAAGCAACAGACCCGAACTTGATAATAAAAGAGGTGAATTTGAATGTGTCAAACCATCTACTGGGAACCATGGTCCTGTAAGAATTAAGAATAATTATCATTTCTGTTATGAAGATGGTACTCCTTACCATCCTTTTGGAACAACTTGTTATGCATGGATACATCAGCCGGAACATTTACAAGAGAAGACGCTCGAAACGCTTAAAAAATCTCCTTTCAATAAGATACGCATGTGTGTTTTTCCAAAGCATTATTCTTTTAACAGTAATGAACCTTTGTATTATCCTTTTGAAGGCAGTGTAGAAAAAGGATGGGATTTTTCAAGGTTTAATCCTCAATTTTTTAGACATTTGGAGAAAAGAGTTAAAGATCTCATGGAACTTGGAATAGAAGCAGACATAATTCTTTTTCATCCATATGACAGATGGGGATTTGCGAATATGGGAAGAGAAAATGATGAAAGATATTTAAGATATATTGTAGCACGTCTTTCAGCATTCAGAAATGTGTGGTGGTCACTGGCTAATGAATATGATGCAGTTGAATCAAAAAATATAACTGACTGGGATAGATATTTTAAGGTTGTACAAGAGTCTGATCCGTACCAGCATTTAAGATCTATTCATAACATGCACAATTTTTATGACCATAGTAAACCTTGGGTTACTCACTTAAGTGTCCAGATACAGACACCTTACTTGGGTGACATAGGTAAGTGGCGAGAACAGTATAAAAAACCCGTATTAATAGACGAATGCGGATACGAAGGCAACATTGAGTATGGCTGGGGCAATCTTACTGCTGAAGAATTGGTACGCAGATTTTGGGAAGGTGTTGTTAGAGGAGGGTATGTAACTCATGGTGAAACTTATTTACACCCCGAAGATATACTTTGGTGGGCAAAGGGAGGAGAACTACGTGGCGAAAGTCCTGAAAGAATAAAATTTTTAAAAAAGATAGTTGAAGAAGCACCGGTGGACGAAATAAATCCAACTAGTTTGACTAGCTGGGATGTAATATGTGGGGGAAAAGAAGGAGAATATTATTTAATGTATTTTGGTAACGCAAGACCAGCAGAAAGAACAATTAGGCTGCCCCAAGGCAAAAAATTTAAAATAGATATAATTGATACATGGGAGATGACGATAACTCCATTAGATGGGCTATTTGAAGGCAACATAAAAATAAAGTTGCCAGGTAAACCTTATATTGCAATTAGAATGATTAAAGTTGAATAG
- a CDS encoding DEAD/DEAH box helicase, translating to MLRDYQKLGIKWLSFLFENELGEILADDMGLGKTLQVLGFILANKQKIKKPVLAIVPTSLIYNWKQEIEKFAPGLKTLIIDLTPAKRKKAIEKIPEYDIVNTSYALLRKDIEFYKDIDFSVCILDETQYIKNPHSQIKLAVKEICADAKFALTGTPIENNLIELWSIFDFILPGYLGGAEKFVERFAMPIYSGNNNALEKLKKLIKPFVLRRVKQDVLNELPELIETNIQVAMSPEQEKIYKQFLVSAKKEIEKEIDSAGFEKSQIKIFSLLTRLRQICCHPKLVF from the coding sequence GTGTTAAGAGATTATCAGAAACTTGGAATAAAATGGTTATCTTTTCTATTTGAAAATGAACTTGGTGAAATTTTAGCTGATGATATGGGGCTTGGAAAAACTCTGCAGGTACTTGGCTTTATTCTTGCAAATAAACAAAAAATTAAAAAGCCAGTATTAGCCATTGTACCAACATCACTTATTTATAACTGGAAACAAGAGATTGAAAAATTTGCGCCAGGTCTGAAAACTTTAATTATTGACTTAACACCTGCAAAGCGCAAAAAAGCTATAGAAAAAATACCAGAGTATGATATTGTAAATACATCATATGCACTTTTGAGAAAAGATATAGAATTTTATAAAGACATCGATTTTAGTGTTTGTATCTTAGATGAAACACAGTACATAAAAAATCCTCATTCACAAATAAAGCTGGCTGTAAAAGAAATCTGTGCAGATGCTAAATTTGCCCTGACAGGTACACCAATCGAAAATAATCTCATTGAACTGTGGTCAATCTTTGATTTTATACTTCCTGGATATTTAGGAGGAGCTGAGAAATTTGTTGAGCGTTTTGCAATGCCAATTTATAGCGGAAACAATAATGCTTTGGAAAAATTAAAAAAGTTGATAAAACCGTTTGTTTTAAGAAGAGTAAAACAAGATGTATTAAATGAACTTCCTGAGCTAATAGAAACAAATATCCAAGTTGCAATGAGCCCTGAACAGGAAAAAATTTATAAGCAATTTTTAGTCTCAGCCAAAAAAGAGATTGAAAAAGAGATAGATTCAGCTGGGTTTGAAAAAAGTCAAATAAAAATATTTTCTTTGCTGACAAGACTAAGACAGATTTGCTGTCATCCAAAGCTTGTATTTTAA
- a CDS encoding helicase-related protein encodes MLSIIKKMLDKEKILYFYLDGATKAEDRVEMVNRFNSGERNVFLLSLKAGGFGLNITGADVVTHFDAWWNPAVENQATARSHRLGQKNVVQSFKIIAKNSIEEKILALQQKKKRPI; translated from the coding sequence ATGTTATCTATTATCAAGAAAATGCTTGACAAGGAAAAAATTTTATACTTTTATTTAGACGGTGCAACAAAAGCTGAAGACAGAGTTGAAATGGTAAACAGGTTCAACAGTGGAGAGAGAAATGTCTTTTTGCTTTCACTAAAGGCTGGTGGATTTGGACTCAATATTACTGGCGCAGATGTTGTTACTCACTTTGATGCATGGTGGAACCCGGCAGTTGAAAACCAGGCAACAGCAAGATCGCACAGGCTGGGTCAGAAAAATGTTGTTCAGTCATTTAAGATTATAGCCAAAAATTCTATAGAAGAAAAAATACTTGCTTTGCAGCAGAAAAAGAAAAGACCTATTTGA